In Armatimonadota bacterium, a single genomic region encodes these proteins:
- a CDS encoding biopolymer transporter ExbD: MRLKSRKSKKGRIEIIPMIDVVFFLLVFSMLSALSMAELNRLQTDVPKAGSTGGGTVNRITVNDIKGKLFLTYETPYREGQLNIRTISEIQPLVAAEYKRNGDVAVLINVEDNASFAEGAAIVDQVKGSGAPLVIPAG; the protein is encoded by the coding sequence TTGCGACTCAAATCCAGAAAATCAAAGAAGGGGCGCATCGAGATCATCCCGATGATCGACGTTGTGTTCTTCCTGCTGGTGTTCTCCATGCTGAGCGCGCTGAGCATGGCGGAACTGAACCGATTGCAGACGGACGTCCCGAAGGCGGGCAGTACCGGCGGCGGGACGGTCAACCGCATCACCGTAAACGATATCAAGGGCAAACTGTTCCTCACGTATGAGACGCCATACAGAGAAGGCCAGCTGAACATCCGGACCATCTCCGAGATACAGCCGCTTGTCGCCGCGGAATACAAGCGAAACGGAGACGTGGCCGTGCTGATCAACGTCGAGGATAACGCGTCGTTCGCCGAGGGCGCCGCGATTGTGGACCAGGTGAAGGGCTCCGGCGCGCCGCTGGTGATTCCGGCCGGCTGA
- a CDS encoding four helix bundle protein, with product MGSERFEDVDVWKRAHGFVLDVYRLTERFPKCETFGLTSQLRRAAVSVPANFAEGFRKRTHADKGRYYNIAQASLEECRYYLILARDLQYDDTAALSHELDEVARMLDRYARAMLQSG from the coding sequence ATGGGCAGCGAACGCTTTGAGGATGTTGATGTCTGGAAGAGGGCGCACGGATTCGTGCTGGACGTTTACCGGCTGACCGAACGCTTTCCGAAGTGCGAGACGTTTGGTCTGACCTCTCAGTTGAGGCGGGCCGCGGTCTCTGTGCCTGCCAACTTCGCCGAAGGATTCAGGAAGCGGACCCATGCGGACAAGGGAAGGTACTACAACATCGCGCAGGCCTCCTTGGAGGAGTGTCGCTACTACCTCATACTGGCTCGCGATCTGCAATACGATGACACAGCCGCTCTCTCGCACGAGCTGGATGAAGTGGCCCGAATGCTGGATCGCTACGCGCGAGCCATGTTGCAGTCCGGGTAA
- a CDS encoding response regulator transcription factor → MLGNADKSVGVFLIERRRLVREITANTINEAEGVWVAASSGGEDVGAALMKSAPDVILAGYYPGMDAVFQAIAEYRKSRKCAAVILTDQSEWRAAAEVVGHDACFVSKQTGIAGLLDVIRRVTSGIPAETLGWRRDQAVREAPRLSPRELEILKRAACGQSNREIAEEVHSSLKTVDTHMHNILDKLNLQSRTQAVLYAVQNKMLSLEELTTRQAE, encoded by the coding sequence GTGCTGGGCAACGCAGACAAATCGGTTGGGGTGTTCCTAATAGAACGCCGACGCTTGGTCAGGGAAATCACCGCGAATACGATCAACGAGGCGGAAGGGGTGTGGGTCGCCGCGTCGAGCGGCGGAGAGGACGTTGGCGCCGCGTTGATGAAGAGCGCTCCGGACGTCATTCTGGCGGGCTACTACCCTGGAATGGACGCGGTGTTTCAGGCCATTGCGGAGTATCGCAAGAGCAGGAAATGCGCCGCTGTGATCCTGACGGACCAGAGCGAGTGGCGCGCGGCGGCCGAGGTCGTCGGGCACGACGCCTGTTTCGTATCCAAGCAAACCGGGATCGCCGGCCTGCTTGACGTCATCCGGCGCGTCACCTCCGGTATCCCGGCGGAGACACTGGGTTGGCGCCGCGATCAGGCCGTTCGCGAAGCCCCACGGCTGAGTCCCCGCGAACTCGAAATCCTCAAGCGCGCGGCGTGCGGGCAGAGCAACCGCGAGATCGCCGAGGAAGTCCATTCGTCCCTGAAGACTGTGGACACGCACATGCACAACATTCTGGACAAACTGAACCTGCAATCGCGCACACAGGCAGTCCTGTACGCTGTGCAGAACAAGATGCTCTCTCTGGAAGAACTCACCACGCGCCAGGCCGAATGA
- a CDS encoding alpha-galactosidase, with product MNYLLPLPRLPRHICLAAIGLTLAATLNGVSAMPAKLPASEWVKRIASVSKPLPFSMTIGGRGIRDLLPAWEVRTKAAKGPDGRSVRTTTWSDPATGLRLTREMTQFPGYPAVDWVLRIENTGKADSPLIEDVLPLDAEISAPLPGANPYVLHRTNGAPANATDFEPRTVQLPPGATESLGGGGGRSSNRDFPFFKIEAADGSRIIAVGWSGQWAARVECDEDRRLRFTAGMERTHFVLHPGESVRTPRILILHTSGDTLEGNARFRELIQKFYAAKRSGKTPEPTLFCNTCFTRGGGWLNECNAENQISLIKAYAPLGLEALITDAGWFEGGWPDGAGNWTPRKDAYPDGMRPVAAAARDNGLIYGLWFEPERVVKGTGLFKDHRDWILSDGSPEQGSFLADFGRKEVQDYFFDIVSGFMALPGFRVYRQDFNMDPLPNWRHTDAPDRQGISEIRYVEGLYAYWDRIAAAFPDSLREECASGGRRIDIETIQRMHLHQSTDYWFNDNVNQARCWGYSQYLPNGVVTDPVNSLEPYSVYSAFASSLCLGWIADDPGFDAALARGYTERYRALRHLLIGAWYPLLPYSRELDAWMASQYHRADLDEGMIVAFRHSDSPRDTMEVRLHGLSPTAKYEITPDGAAGFTRVSGKSLAAGFDLTIPAKPGFSLITYKRIPAKP from the coding sequence ATGAATTACCTCCTCCCACTGCCGCGCCTGCCGCGACACATTTGCCTCGCCGCGATCGGCCTCACGCTCGCGGCCACGCTCAACGGGGTTTCTGCCATGCCTGCCAAATTGCCCGCATCGGAGTGGGTCAAGCGGATCGCTTCCGTTTCGAAACCGCTCCCATTCTCCATGACCATCGGAGGCCGCGGCATCCGCGACCTGCTCCCCGCCTGGGAAGTCCGCACAAAGGCGGCGAAAGGGCCCGACGGCCGCTCGGTTCGCACAACGACTTGGTCCGACCCCGCCACCGGCCTGCGACTGACCCGTGAGATGACGCAGTTTCCCGGTTATCCCGCGGTCGATTGGGTCCTGCGCATCGAAAACACCGGGAAAGCCGACTCTCCGCTCATCGAGGACGTCCTCCCGCTGGATGCGGAGATTTCGGCTCCGCTGCCCGGCGCGAACCCCTACGTCCTCCACCGGACAAACGGCGCCCCGGCGAACGCCACCGATTTCGAGCCGCGCACCGTCCAGTTGCCGCCCGGCGCTACCGAGTCACTCGGCGGCGGCGGCGGGCGCTCCTCCAACCGCGATTTCCCTTTCTTCAAGATCGAAGCCGCGGATGGCTCCCGCATCATTGCGGTCGGCTGGTCGGGCCAATGGGCGGCTCGCGTTGAGTGCGATGAGGATCGGCGTCTCCGCTTCACAGCCGGCATGGAGCGGACACATTTCGTCCTCCATCCGGGTGAATCCGTACGAACTCCGCGTATACTGATCCTCCACACGTCGGGTGATACCCTCGAGGGTAACGCCCGCTTCCGCGAGCTCATTCAGAAGTTCTACGCAGCGAAGCGCTCGGGCAAAACGCCGGAGCCGACCCTGTTCTGCAACACCTGCTTCACGCGCGGAGGTGGCTGGCTGAATGAGTGCAACGCCGAAAACCAGATCTCGCTCATCAAGGCGTATGCTCCCCTTGGGTTGGAGGCGCTCATCACCGACGCCGGCTGGTTCGAAGGCGGCTGGCCGGACGGCGCGGGAAACTGGACCCCGCGGAAGGATGCCTACCCGGACGGCATGCGCCCGGTCGCCGCTGCCGCCCGCGACAACGGGCTGATCTACGGCCTCTGGTTTGAACCGGAACGCGTGGTGAAAGGGACGGGGCTCTTCAAGGACCACCGCGACTGGATCCTGTCGGACGGCTCGCCGGAACAGGGATCGTTCCTGGCCGATTTCGGGCGAAAGGAAGTGCAGGACTACTTCTTCGACATCGTGAGCGGCTTTATGGCCTTGCCGGGCTTCCGGGTGTATCGCCAGGACTTCAACATGGACCCGCTGCCCAACTGGCGGCACACCGATGCGCCGGACCGACAGGGCATCTCCGAGATCCGTTACGTGGAAGGGCTTTACGCCTATTGGGACCGCATCGCCGCCGCTTTCCCGGACAGTCTTCGCGAGGAATGCGCGAGCGGAGGCCGGCGCATCGACATCGAGACAATCCAGCGGATGCACCTCCACCAGTCAACCGATTACTGGTTCAACGACAACGTGAACCAGGCACGTTGCTGGGGATACAGCCAGTATCTTCCCAACGGTGTGGTCACGGATCCCGTCAACAGCCTGGAACCGTATTCCGTTTACTCCGCCTTCGCGTCGTCGCTCTGCCTCGGCTGGATTGCGGACGACCCCGGCTTTGACGCCGCTCTCGCCAGAGGCTACACCGAACGGTACCGCGCCCTCCGCCATCTGCTGATCGGAGCCTGGTATCCGCTGTTGCCCTATTCGCGCGAACTGGATGCCTGGATGGCTTCCCAATACCATCGCGCCGATCTGGACGAGGGAATGATCGTCGCCTTCCGGCACTCAGACAGCCCGCGGGACACAATGGAAGTACGGCTTCACGGTCTCAGCCCGACAGCGAAGTACGAGATCACACCTGACGGCGCCGCCGGATTCACGCGTGTCTCCGGCAAGTCTCTGGCGGCCGGCTTCGACCTGACTATCCCGGCGAAACCGGGCTTCTCGCTCATCACCTACAAACGCATCCCTGCCAAGCCCTGA
- a CDS encoding sugar ABC transporter substrate-binding protein has product MSIRFPRLLFPIAAALLLAGCARAPQRPFISLWIVDWNQDTKDLLDKQILPAFEREHKVDVRVQYLDWGHLDEKLTISFAGGVQPDVFQLGAEYVGSMAYRRQAMELDDLVKDWPETGDFIPSAWSTVCADNHVYGVPYLSAPRALVYRKDLYRKAGLPFPPKTWAEWAKAGSILSEKNERGSLTRAGINLSAGVNWTTFITLLWQNGGDVLTADGRHAAFNSPQGVEALQFLCDLYGKYNVCPREGIPSSSVSVPLFAAGQAAQEMNNQFAIKNVLKYAREFSIKDVAVDVAPARDATKKPVVTVWTDWLAISADTQKKDLSWALVKHLTRPDNLIKYNETQYFLPPIRSAANSDYVRNTPFMPKYLELMERYGRSLPPIPEWFEIRAGIKNAVDSAVYGTKTPKQALDDYARTVDAMIAERERTQ; this is encoded by the coding sequence GTGAGTATACGCTTCCCACGGCTCCTGTTTCCGATTGCCGCTGCCTTGCTCCTCGCCGGTTGCGCACGCGCGCCTCAGCGCCCCTTCATCAGCCTCTGGATCGTTGACTGGAATCAGGACACAAAGGACCTGCTCGACAAGCAGATTCTCCCCGCCTTCGAACGCGAACACAAAGTGGACGTGCGCGTACAGTATCTGGACTGGGGGCATCTAGACGAGAAGCTCACTATCTCGTTCGCCGGTGGTGTCCAGCCGGACGTTTTCCAGTTGGGCGCGGAGTATGTTGGCAGCATGGCGTATCGCCGGCAGGCCATGGAACTCGATGATCTGGTAAAGGATTGGCCGGAAACCGGCGACTTCATCCCGTCTGCCTGGAGCACTGTCTGCGCGGACAATCACGTTTACGGCGTGCCGTACCTCAGCGCGCCCCGTGCTCTGGTATACCGCAAGGATCTCTACCGCAAGGCGGGCCTCCCCTTCCCTCCGAAAACCTGGGCGGAATGGGCGAAGGCCGGCAGCATCCTCTCCGAAAAGAATGAACGCGGCTCCCTCACCCGCGCCGGCATCAACCTCAGCGCAGGCGTGAACTGGACGACCTTCATCACCCTGTTGTGGCAGAACGGTGGCGACGTCCTGACCGCGGACGGCCGGCACGCGGCCTTCAACTCACCGCAGGGCGTTGAGGCGCTTCAATTCCTCTGCGATCTTTACGGAAAGTACAACGTCTGCCCTCGCGAGGGGATCCCGAGCTCTTCCGTGAGCGTGCCGTTGTTCGCTGCGGGACAGGCCGCTCAGGAGATGAACAACCAGTTCGCGATCAAGAACGTCCTCAAATACGCCCGGGAGTTCAGCATCAAGGACGTGGCGGTCGACGTAGCCCCCGCGCGCGACGCGACGAAAAAGCCCGTCGTCACCGTTTGGACCGATTGGCTCGCTATCAGCGCGGACACCCAGAAAAAAGACCTGTCGTGGGCCCTCGTGAAACACCTCACGCGGCCGGACAATCTCATCAAGTACAACGAAACGCAGTACTTCCTGCCGCCCATCCGCTCCGCGGCCAACAGTGATTACGTCCGGAACACGCCGTTCATGCCGAAATACCTGGAATTGATGGAACGCTACGGCAGGAGCCTGCCCCCCATCCCGGAGTGGTTTGAGATTCGCGCCGGCATCAAGAACGCCGTCGATTCCGCCGTTTACGGCACGAAAACGCCGAAGCAGGCCCTCGACGATTACGCCAGGACCGTGGATGCGATGATCGCGGAGAGGGAGCGCACACAGTGA
- a CDS encoding nucleoside hydrolase, producing the protein MSDSGPWVTLLACAVCLLPAVSAHAAASAPRARFILDTDIGDDIDDAYALALLASRPNIELLGVTTTYGQTRERAEIAAKLLSVMRRPEIPVFAGRRGAAEIRRQYDWARGYKSRSLRAEDAVSFIRRQIERYPGEVTLICIGPLTNIGDLMSRYPQVRSKIARVVIMGGSILQGYGPTDPPAPEWNIRCDPAAARAVFQSGVPLTMAGLEVTTGMRLDSERQKRLFAVGTPTTNALAALTNLWGGGVPVLYDVVAVAHALGHSLCEGEPRCVRIDDDGMTRVVAGPSNVTLLLRPHEPALMDWYIESMRPHV; encoded by the coding sequence ATGTCCGATTCCGGTCCATGGGTAACGCTTCTGGCCTGCGCCGTCTGCCTGCTGCCGGCCGTTTCCGCTCACGCGGCCGCAAGCGCTCCGCGTGCGCGCTTCATCCTGGATACAGACATCGGCGACGACATCGATGATGCCTACGCACTCGCGCTGCTCGCCTCGAGGCCAAACATTGAACTCTTGGGTGTGACAACAACATATGGTCAAACCCGCGAACGCGCCGAGATTGCCGCGAAGCTCCTGTCGGTGATGAGGCGCCCGGAGATCCCCGTCTTCGCCGGCCGCCGGGGCGCGGCGGAAATCCGCCGGCAGTACGATTGGGCCCGGGGGTACAAGAGCCGCTCGCTGCGCGCTGAGGACGCCGTATCGTTCATCAGGCGTCAGATTGAGCGTTACCCAGGCGAGGTCACGCTCATCTGCATCGGCCCGCTGACCAACATCGGAGACCTGATGTCGCGCTATCCCCAGGTCCGCAGCAAGATCGCCCGCGTCGTGATCATGGGAGGGTCGATCCTTCAGGGTTACGGCCCGACGGATCCGCCTGCCCCCGAATGGAACATCCGGTGCGATCCGGCGGCCGCGCGCGCCGTGTTCCAGAGCGGAGTTCCGCTGACCATGGCCGGCCTGGAGGTGACAACCGGCATGCGGCTGGACTCGGAGCGTCAGAAGCGCCTCTTCGCCGTCGGAACGCCAACCACGAATGCGCTGGCGGCGCTGACCAATCTCTGGGGCGGCGGAGTGCCCGTGCTGTATGACGTAGTGGCCGTGGCCCACGCGCTCGGTCACAGCCTCTGCGAGGGAGAGCCCCGCTGCGTTCGGATAGACGACGACGGGATGACCCGCGTTGTCGCGGGGCCCAGCAACGTGACGCTTCTCCTGCGCCCGCACGAACCGGCGCTTATGGACTGGTATATCGAGTCAATGCGCCCCCACGTGTGA
- a CDS encoding sugar ABC transporter permease has protein sequence MNPAGPPRYKRSAAERREARAAYGFLAPAMALFVVFVAIPVVAALYLSFTRYDIFHAPLWVGLDNYRALETDTVFRQSLANTFYYAACTIVPGMSLSLLLAMILNAKLRGITFYRAAYYLPVVTSLVAVAMIWMWLLQPANGLVNQMLANVWEPSVRAFGHLVQFITFGHAGQGWAHYLTQQPTWLGDPTGDKYLSFLSYPLSLAMRSIVMVALWSGLGWNMVIYLAGLQGIPVHLYESAVLDGAGPWARFRHITWPLLKPTTFFIFVTSVIGASQVFGTVYVMTNGGPNNTTTTIVHQIFQNAFAFLKMGYASAMAFVLFLIIFVISMINWVFLKGDVEYS, from the coding sequence GTGAACCCGGCAGGGCCTCCTCGGTATAAACGGTCGGCCGCCGAACGCCGGGAAGCCCGCGCGGCCTACGGGTTCCTCGCCCCGGCGATGGCGTTGTTTGTCGTCTTCGTCGCCATCCCGGTTGTCGCGGCCCTCTACCTGAGTTTCACCCGGTACGACATTTTTCACGCCCCGCTCTGGGTAGGCCTGGACAACTACCGGGCCCTCGAAACCGACACCGTGTTTCGGCAGAGCCTGGCGAATACGTTCTACTACGCCGCCTGCACCATCGTTCCGGGCATGAGCCTTTCGCTCCTCCTGGCGATGATTCTGAACGCCAAACTGCGGGGAATCACGTTCTATCGCGCGGCGTACTACCTCCCGGTGGTAACCTCGCTGGTCGCGGTCGCAATGATCTGGATGTGGCTGCTGCAGCCCGCCAATGGGCTCGTCAACCAGATGCTGGCCAACGTCTGGGAGCCATCGGTCCGGGCGTTCGGCCATCTGGTCCAGTTCATCACGTTCGGGCACGCCGGGCAAGGCTGGGCGCACTACCTGACTCAGCAGCCCACCTGGCTCGGCGATCCCACGGGCGACAAATATCTCAGCTTCCTGAGTTACCCTTTGAGCCTCGCCATGCGTTCCATCGTGATGGTGGCGTTGTGGTCCGGTCTCGGCTGGAATATGGTCATCTACCTTGCCGGCCTTCAGGGAATACCCGTCCACCTCTACGAGAGCGCTGTCCTCGACGGTGCGGGGCCGTGGGCCCGGTTCAGGCACATCACGTGGCCGCTGTTGAAGCCAACCACCTTCTTCATTTTCGTCACCAGTGTCATCGGCGCCAGCCAGGTCTTCGGGACCGTGTACGTAATGACTAACGGCGGCCCCAACAACACCACCACAACCATCGTCCACCAGATATTCCAGAACGCGTTCGCATTCCTGAAAATGGGATATGCAAGCGCCATGGCCTTCGTGCTCTTCCTGATCATCTTCGTGATCAGCATGATCAACTGGGTATTCCTGAAGGGCGACGTAGAGTACTCGTAA
- a CDS encoding biopolymer transporter ExbD: MKIHQSNLKKGRIEIIPMIDVVFFLLVFSMLSSLALAAIDTEKVNVPAAAYSEGGTPTRCFVTLTPDRRLFVNRKQIQPAQLTEELRTQVDRNPEVFVIMNCDRDNSWGEFRALMGAAYKADPKNIAIMTVSSAAAPATKK; the protein is encoded by the coding sequence ATGAAGATACACCAATCCAACTTGAAGAAGGGCCGCATCGAGATCATTCCTATGATCGATGTGGTGTTCTTCCTGCTTGTGTTCTCCATGCTGAGTTCGTTGGCGCTGGCGGCCATCGATACGGAAAAGGTGAACGTGCCGGCCGCCGCTTACAGCGAAGGCGGCACGCCCACGCGTTGTTTCGTCACGCTGACCCCGGATCGGAGGCTGTTCGTCAACCGCAAGCAGATTCAGCCGGCACAACTGACGGAAGAACTCCGGACACAAGTGGACAGGAATCCCGAAGTCTTCGTGATTATGAACTGCGACCGCGATAACTCCTGGGGCGAGTTCCGCGCGCTGATGGGCGCCGCGTACAAGGCCGATCCCAAGAATATCGCGATCATGACCGTGTCAAGTGCGGCAGCGCCCGCCACGAAGAAATAG
- a CDS encoding MotA/TolQ/ExbB proton channel family protein, which produces MQNQFFQFIQKGGPYIMVPLLICSVIAVAVIIERTIALFRASSDTGRLMEDVKDAVMSGNVKAAVELAENTQGPAAAVIANGLRNYKLDQSEIERTMEELALAEVPELSKRLAWLDTIVTLAPLLGLLGTVTGMIRAFHFVGGAGAKNITAVTGGVAEALYATATGLTVAVVSLVFYNLLTDKVREIVGTMELRATQLLNVISTMRSREETNRTVSR; this is translated from the coding sequence ATGCAGAATCAGTTTTTTCAGTTTATCCAGAAGGGCGGCCCATACATCATGGTGCCGCTGCTCATTTGCTCCGTGATCGCGGTCGCGGTCATCATCGAGCGCACGATCGCTCTTTTTCGCGCGTCTTCGGATACGGGACGCCTGATGGAAGACGTGAAGGACGCTGTGATGTCCGGAAACGTGAAGGCAGCCGTTGAACTGGCTGAGAACACGCAGGGCCCGGCCGCCGCGGTCATCGCCAACGGCCTTCGGAACTACAAACTGGACCAATCCGAGATCGAGCGCACGATGGAGGAACTCGCCCTCGCCGAAGTTCCCGAGCTGAGCAAGCGGCTCGCATGGCTTGACACAATCGTGACATTGGCCCCGTTGCTGGGCCTTCTGGGAACGGTTACCGGAATGATCCGCGCCTTCCATTTTGTGGGCGGCGCCGGCGCCAAGAACATCACCGCTGTAACAGGCGGCGTGGCCGAAGCCTTGTATGCAACCGCGACCGGTCTTACCGTCGCCGTTGTGTCCCTCGTATTCTACAACCTCCTCACGGATAAGGTCCGCGAGATCGTTGGGACCATGGAACTGCGCGCAACCCAGTTGCTGAACGTGATCTCCACCATGCGGTCCCGGGAAGAAACCAACAGAACGGTTTCGAGGTAA
- the rpmG gene encoding 50S ribosomal protein L33 codes for MAKAENRIVISLACSECKERNYHTTKNRKNTPNRLELNKFCPRCRAHKMHREAK; via the coding sequence ATGGCAAAGGCCGAAAATAGGATCGTGATATCGCTTGCCTGCTCTGAATGCAAAGAGCGCAACTATCACACCACTAAGAATCGTAAAAACACGCCGAACCGGCTTGAACTGAACAAGTTCTGCCCGCGCTGCCGCGCCCACAAGATGCACCGTGAAGCCAAGTAA
- a CDS encoding nitrilase-related carbon-nitrogen hydrolase, whose product MTITTIMVGSLSVLLASSALAAPRRHAKVRIIAVQMKVSMDMYRDAATFRQAMDSVVSKAAGRRARNCPTLVALPEDVGLGLVFLGHWDTVRNAKDIRDAGALLGARLGQAVAANAARHRVSPTRALLITANDLYLRDAYYRTFSELAARHKVYLAAGSAPLSRPGSPDVTNRAVLFGPDGKILGEWDKVHLIDLEGPAGLDLAPGKVEDLAVVNTPFGRVGTSVCWDGFHDDVLDHLVARGAHFILQPSFNPGAWTKEQEADWSTGLWQRLQTRPGVVGINPMAVGNLFDVVCEGRTNIVGAEAPPGGYYGRAKSPADPGMLLVDVY is encoded by the coding sequence ATGACTATCACGACAATAATGGTCGGTTCCCTCAGCGTGCTCCTCGCCTCGTCTGCGTTGGCGGCTCCCCGCCGCCACGCCAAAGTGCGCATCATCGCGGTCCAGATGAAAGTATCGATGGACATGTACCGCGATGCGGCGACCTTCAGGCAGGCGATGGACAGCGTTGTCTCCAAAGCTGCCGGGCGGCGCGCCCGGAACTGCCCAACCCTGGTTGCACTGCCCGAGGACGTCGGCCTCGGTCTCGTCTTCCTGGGGCATTGGGATACTGTCAGGAACGCGAAAGATATCCGCGATGCGGGAGCGCTGCTGGGTGCCAGGCTGGGGCAGGCCGTAGCGGCCAATGCGGCACGGCACCGCGTCTCCCCTACCCGCGCGCTGCTTATCACCGCGAACGACCTCTACCTTCGCGACGCGTACTACCGCACCTTCAGCGAACTCGCTGCCAGACATAAGGTCTATCTGGCTGCCGGAAGCGCGCCCCTGAGCCGGCCCGGGTCTCCGGACGTTACAAATCGCGCCGTGCTGTTCGGCCCGGATGGCAAGATCCTGGGCGAGTGGGACAAAGTCCATCTCATCGACCTGGAGGGCCCCGCGGGACTCGATCTGGCCCCAGGAAAGGTCGAGGACCTCGCAGTCGTGAATACGCCCTTCGGCAGGGTGGGCACATCGGTATGCTGGGATGGCTTCCACGACGACGTCCTGGACCACCTGGTGGCCCGTGGAGCGCATTTCATCCTGCAGCCCTCGTTCAATCCGGGGGCGTGGACGAAGGAACAGGAGGCGGACTGGTCCACCGGCCTGTGGCAGCGCCTCCAAACCCGGCCGGGCGTGGTGGGAATCAACCCCATGGCCGTCGGTAATCTCTTCGATGTCGTCTGCGAGGGCAGGACCAATATCGTCGGCGCCGAAGCGCCCCCCGGCGGCTATTACGGCCGGGCCAAATCGCCTGCGGATCCGGGAATGCTCCTGGTAGACGTGTACTGA
- a CDS encoding TonB family protein yields the protein MLNETEQKMPGSGFKHYGTNRLFAGALFVSLLIHAYTVQRASASLTKEVDVTQLAIVDVKRAQIEMQREMAARAKKEPAKPKPAPKKEKLPPPPPSKPVKQLKVKPPPLPVFNPGQRIDAGKGSTRGIEMPSLGEGGQRSGTSGAGFGVHENATGTGGGTGTGTPTPAPLPPGPSEKPVEKPVVQAPPPPPPPPPPPPPPAEKPHHVNRTANRSVAVVTSFPQPEIPAFLGEEGGEGTVTVEFTVEANGSIVDVKVLESTDHRLDPYAIAAAKQIKAQPAIQDDVPRSSTLTRTYHFVAQ from the coding sequence ATGTTGAACGAAACAGAACAGAAAATGCCCGGCAGCGGGTTCAAGCATTACGGCACCAACCGCCTGTTCGCGGGAGCGCTTTTCGTCAGTCTGCTCATCCACGCGTACACGGTCCAGCGCGCATCGGCCAGCCTGACCAAGGAAGTGGACGTAACGCAGCTGGCGATCGTGGACGTGAAGAGGGCGCAGATCGAGATGCAGCGCGAGATGGCTGCCCGCGCGAAAAAAGAGCCGGCGAAGCCCAAGCCCGCGCCCAAGAAGGAAAAACTGCCTCCGCCGCCTCCGTCGAAACCGGTCAAGCAGCTTAAGGTAAAGCCGCCGCCCCTCCCGGTGTTCAACCCGGGCCAGCGTATCGACGCCGGCAAGGGCAGCACCCGTGGCATAGAGATGCCGTCACTCGGTGAGGGTGGCCAGAGATCAGGCACTTCCGGAGCGGGATTCGGCGTTCACGAAAACGCGACGGGCACCGGTGGCGGAACAGGAACCGGCACTCCGACGCCGGCCCCGCTGCCGCCCGGACCGTCCGAAAAGCCGGTGGAAAAGCCCGTTGTCCAAGCGCCGCCACCGCCACCACCGCCGCCGCCACCGCCGCCACCGCCGGCAGAGAAGCCGCATCACGTCAACCGGACCGCGAACCGATCCGTCGCCGTGGTCACCAGCTTCCCGCAGCCCGAGATTCCGGCATTCCTCGGTGAGGAAGGCGGGGAGGGCACGGTAACAGTGGAGTTCACCGTTGAGGCGAATGGCAGTATCGTCGATGTGAAGGTGCTGGAGTCGACCGATCATCGACTGGATCCGTACGCCATCGCCGCGGCGAAACAGATCAAGGCGCAGCCGGCCATTCAGGACGATGTTCCGCGGTCTTCCACTCTCACGAGAACGTACCATTTCGTCGCTCAATAA